A window of Chrysoperla carnea chromosome 3, inChrCarn1.1, whole genome shotgun sequence genomic DNA:
tattaattataatttacagtagttattttttaaaaaaacatttatttatgttaaaggAAGCAATTTACAATGAACATtaggtatattatatacatatttaaaatatttgcataaataattgaataataaaaaatgtttatttttaatagaaatgaaacaaattataataaaaattgatacataAATAGACAATCGGATTGATCATGAAAGTTATGTCAAGGATCAGTGTTAATGACTTTTTCATCAGTACCTACTTTCTTCAGTCAATATTTACATTCTTTTCTCCCGGAAATACAACAGTGTTATTGTCtctattcttttttttctgaaaattgaatttttctgaATATAATGAACGATTTTCACGCGATCATTTTTCCAAGAATGAAAAAGGTACTCGactattttgaacttttaaactACCATTCAAACGGAAGCctgcatttttcaaattttgacataaatcggaagtatacatagttaaaaaatattgaattcaatTAAGGGagtagaaaaaagtaaaaaaactacCCCCaacatcaattttttgaaaatatgtagaAAAGATACGAAGatatagaaaaagttttaaataaaaaatgtagatataaaaattttctataaaatcatttcagatcacttttgacgtatttgcaataaaaaccGAGGGTTATTTGCAATAAAAGGGGGTCCCCCTTTGTGAGTAAagcgataaataattttaaaaaaaattattctgagctataaattagatttctatattgaaaatatctcggtttctattgcaaatacgtCAAGAGTGATCAGAAATGATATTatggaattcaaaattttttaattattgtacttcaaattttttgcatattGACAGTGacttacacaattaattttatgtttgttttaaaaatttcaagtgcGTACCTCTATGTAACCTAGCACCTGGTAGGCACGTACTTACTTTGCCTTATGGAGGATAATCCCTCTGTTCCCaagaaataattacaaaatccTTTTCATAAATAGAAATTGAAAGGTCATATTCgtaaattaactaattttacatttttacggAATTAATGAGAACTTGTTTCGCAAGAAAATCATTTGATAACTTTGTCTAGACGTGAAAATTGcaagtataattaatattttgaaaagttattacTTAAACATAGAgacttatttacaatttttattttgaatattttaataaattttgaataaaaaatcaaaacccctttaataataaaatgaaaatatattttcagtcacctatcaaaaaagaaaaaaaaattaatgagttcGTTAACCTAGTAACTAGTAAGTGTTGAATGGACCTCGAGGTATCAATACattaatacttaataattgCTATATTAGTCAAAATATGCAAACATCGGTATAGTAGTGAACAAGCAATGaacttgaataaattaaattttttttttattaaaatttatgtcatattcataaaatatatttaaaatttatgtatagcTAGAGTTCCAAAAAATGATCCTATCCCAAACCATTAAAGATTGTATATGTTCTTTATATAgactcatataataataataatattggtgTTGGTGAAAAGCACATGCAAAAATGTCTCCACTATGAAGAAAAATATTCGCATCTGGTATAAGCTCCGGTTTAAGACAAATCTGCGAATCAAAAGTTTGAGGGATACATAATGAGATACATATGGTTGCTATACTCATCCTTCTCTATTCTTTTGCTCCTTTCCATCAAATGAACGATGGGGGATCTAAAAAAACTTGACACTCGACAGAGGCATTCACAAACTCATGACCATGTACCCTCGTGTTACCACGTCAAAACATTCTTGATCTCTTGTGTTTGATTCTACTTATCGTGATCTCGATGATAATTTGGCTTTTATCTCCGAATCTGGAAAAAGGCTTAAATACGCTATCACTTTAAAGATCATTGTAGTCGCGATCACCAAGATATATTTTAGCGTAATCTCTGGTAAAGCTCCTGATGATATCCTTGTTTATCTCAAGTTTTCTTTTCTTCAGTCAGCAGAATTTCCGAAACAGAAGACTTTGTCCTCACTGCTGTTACAGCTACTAATATtaactaccaaaaaaaaaaaaaaaacgtaaggaACGAAGCGGTGTCCACCAATGTGCAGAGCATGCAAATCTCAGTCGGTGAGAATGATGTACCTCATTTCGACATACCCTTCAGTTGTCTCGATCATCTACATACATCGACATAACATCGGCCGCTGTGTGCTGTAATATTTCCGGAGACACAAGTATAATGGTGGTATATGCCATCGGGCTGTGTACATCCGCATAAATGACCAGTTCGAAAGAATAGCAAAAACGAGCAAAGGATCTTAGCATCCCATAAGAATTACGATAGTTACACCTTGGTCAGTGGCCAGTAGCCAGGATGTAGTAGTTgagaaagaaaatataatagaatCGTGAATACTCAACTCGAAAAAATCGTGTTAATATACATTTACAGAAGCTTTGGTGGTTACATTTGTCGACTTTTTATTTCGTAGACTACTTTATTGTCGTTTTTCTTGGACATTTTGAAATGCAAGAATATAATTCAATTCCAAAATAGATTATATAACGCTACCTTCTGCTACATCTAGCCATACATACTTGAATCAAAAGTTGTGAAAcaggattttaattttagtaattacAATCAACACTATATTCATCATCTGATAGTTTATAGGCAATATACAAAACTTTTCTGTAATAATATTGCTTATATGTTTtacatattgtatattttaggtacatgaatattattgttaaaaatactactttttaaagtaatcgtttttaagtaatagtttttctagaaataaaaatttttattattagtgatgAATTGCATACCGCATTTAGATCGATTTTattccgtatctcaaaaactattcgactagtcaacaaatgcacccgatttttgtacattttgggtcaaaattacattacatactgagtttaatcgaaattggagattgaaaaattttccgatttttttcaatttttttaaggggccccctttgaaaaatcgagaaaaacgcaaaagaaaattttgtttcggaatttgatgaaactcggtgagtgggataattttgatccaaaaagtataaaaatcaggttaatttaatgtttggacctatagaaagttacattgTCAgggagtatcatgggcaaaaacttcattttcaaaagagTTCCTCATCGAAAAAttcaaatccataaaattgtgaataaaagagagggtaagtgagggctataacgtggtagtttttgttttaaaaagtagaaatttcccagcaaagcgggcgggtatctgctagtttttaacataaaatttcaataccaataaatttgttttgaattgaataatttttaaacaaagataTCAAATTACTCACTTCATTATTATTCATAAccatatgattaaaatttttctctgcttgtaataaatattaggtatgtacatataaataatgcttgccgtaaaataaatattcaaatattatttatattgaagtAAATGTATCAAAATATACGTGCACATTAGTGATGTGTCGAATATCCGTATGTGCAGAAATCTGGAGAACATTCCAATAAATCCGGAGAATTACCACCGGAAAAAAAGCTAATTACTTAAAGCTATAGAGTATTTTTACCTTTACATCGAATAGTAACACTAGCATAAGGTGTTCTGCTATTAACGACTACTTTTTTAGGGGTTTACAAAAGTAATGGAATGGGAGAAGGGTTCGGAAAATTGAAAGCTGGAGAATATCAATAGAAAGTATTGATTTAAACCATATTACGGGCTTGACTTattctatacaattatataagtaatatttgttaaatgttagcctaattttgtataatatttatgttataataatggccctttcaaatttaaattatccaaatttaaaaatagcctTACAATTAAGAATGCGTTCTTGACAACACTACAACAGCCTCTCTAATTTCTCTTCTTGAGATTCTTGCTATTCGTAggacttatttatttatttttgtctccAAACTCTCTAGTAGTAAAATGAATCCATTGATCGACACCATGAATAGAACCTCTTATAaacttataaacaattttttgtatgagGCAAATAAACTCAAAGTTTGGGCATTTTTAACCCAAACAAACGGTGAAGGAAGGAGAGCCAATATAATCAAACACAAGGAGAAGAGGAAAAGGCCCAAAGAAGAAGAAACGATTCCTCTTCTTTACCCGGTTCATTGACTTACTTGATCTATCCACTCTTTGGCTCTCCCCAATTTGAAGTCCGTTGATGTCAATGCACTCCTGTTGTTCTTAAACATCCTCAAATTGTTCATGTAGTAGCTAGAGATACAGCAATTTCTTTTTAGGTATCACAATGGATTTTTTGGTCTAAGTTTAACGGTTCTAAAGGCTGATAATTCGTACCTGCAGATCTAATAGATCATAAgctcatgctgaaatttttcaggTGAAATTACCCACCAGAAATCCTGTCGAAAAAGATGATCcgatatgtaaaagtaagtttaagcaccatggcgttagTATTGCAAGGTACAGGCGTACCCACTCTTTGTATGCGTAAAGAAATAAATCCGATAAGTTAGGTATCGGaagttacaaaaaaacttttgtcgCCCGTCAATTTCTGAAGCCctacttgtttatttttgtacggcatttatgtaattcgcttcgaatacttatgcagagtaaGTATCCAGCAACGTCGTATATATTTGCTTGTGCAGGGATAAGATATACCAAGAGGTATGACCTGTACCGCGTAAAACAGaaccatggtgcttaaacttacttttacatataggagcatctttttctacatgtttcctggtgggtcatttcatccaaaaaaatttctgcattGGTTTCTAGTCTAAAAATGCTAATAATCCTTTTCCGTAACTATGAATACACCTTGTTGCCGATCCGGCAGATCTTTAAGAcacatatgtaataaaaaatatacaataaataaataataataatatatttgtttatgtataagaatatttataaagagACGTGTAGTGTAGGGTATTTTATACAGGGAAGAGAAAGTAAATTTATAGTATGGGTATATATGTATGAAATAATATGTATCTggttattatatgtatattagtaTATTACATATCTACATACAAATGAGAAAAAGAAGTGTAAGTGATTCCAACACATATGAAGTTTATAATGTAGAAAGTGACAAGGTGAACTTGTGACTTGGGTGAGACATTGTATTAAACCATAGAAATGGCGTGTTTGTTATTCAATGCATTTTATAGTTAAtacttttaattgattttcaataattttaattaactttataaatcCGTATGTTTTGCAATGATCCCTGGAATCTAAGATCTTCAGATCTGCAAGTACGCAACTCTAAGAAAGAAcgcaaataatagaaaaataagaGGCTTACGATACACAGCTTATTGGTCAACGTGTTCGATTTTTGTATCTGGTGCCTTAGTTGTTTAACTAATACTCCGAAAAAATTCCAGTGCCAATTTGCTTGCGACTATTTAGAACCTTAAAATTCACTTTGAATAAAggtttcaattataatttcatgaacgtatttctttttttctgatAGTAAGCCAATTCTTAACTACTAGGTTCCAGAAAATCTGAAACCCACGGTTAATTTTGTTTCTTCAATATTCCGAAGTATTCCGTCTAATCGacacaattttagatttagagtaAAAGATTTCTTCAAACCTTTCTCTCTCTAAAAACCTTAAATTGCATTATGAGTAAGCGATTTATAAGGGTTTTTCATTTGCAATGAtagaactttattttttaaaagagtaATTTTTGCAGCAATTTGTGTGATTTAAAACCCACTAAATGTAACCCATAACTATACCGAGAGACATTAGCGAAAAGATACAATATTTCGATTACTTGACCACACCGATTCGCTTTAATTAAGGTTACTGATAGTGTTTGCGCAAACTTTCATGGACCTCCAATCAATCTTCACGTATCAATGGCTTTGACGTACGCATGCGGTTGATTCATTTAATTCAtccactatttaaaaaaatatcgtgcTAAGTGTGATTTCTACTATCTACTGGCTGGTGTAGtatatggtatatgcatgaaggagatgcactcagcctctcaaaataactgaggagctgataaatgtaattattagcggaaaaggttgtaaaacacatatatggtatcacaatgggttctatagcctaagtgtgtccttcttggacagccaatataacctaacagCATGTGTCATGAGCCTTCTATGAAAACTGTTGTGCTTTTTCGGGCAATGCTATGTTTTTTGTGCAAACTCTAATACGAACGATGACTTCTTACTGATTTATacgtattctaattttttttatatagagcAATAAGAAGAAGAAGTCcaataatctaaataaaaaccaataaGAGCAAAAAAGATGTGAGGACATTTACGACCTTATTCTATCGGACTTCTCAATCAAATATGATGACATGTAGCAATATTTGTACCTACATGCATAGTTTcatgtataaataattgtatgaatGTGTATGTGTATTCTAGGTATACGGGTGACTACAAGACAACAACTTTcacccattattattttttattttattttatttttatttttttaaatattaattgcttTTATAGATTgttgacaaaaaataattcaagtataataataaaatgtatgttcAAACTTAGAGATTCGTAGTGTCAATAATGAtacattgatttatattttaaacagagTTAATCGTAACTTTTGTTCAGAAAAATCTTAAGGGAGTATTCTGGTGTAGAAGAAGCCTAAATTACAGGCCCTTGTAGTCATCTGAAACGGAAAATCGGCGATTTCAGAGTCATACATTGGGCCTTTTTTTACTTCATATGCAATTTCTTGCAAAGTAATTTCTGCTAATCGAGCTGTTTTGAAATAGCAAAAGTAAGCAGTTCAGAGGGATCAATACGAACTTCTATACCAGAAAATTCGCTGTATCTCCGAaattaattcgaattttgaatcCTTGAGGGGCTAGCCTTTAAACAATTGATTCTTAcgttttaatatttagaaaagaCTAATATATGCACCGAGAAAAcactttttattatcttttgttcACCTAAGTATAAGTCCAAATTGTAGAGACTCGagagaataatttaattttatgatttcataGATTAACTCTATGAAATCACCACGGTTTGAGCCTCAAATAGGACAAAAATTCCTCTAACAGAGTTAGGAAGTTTGgctaataataatatgtgaCCGTTTTGCAGTTTTCATGTTAATTAGCCACTCCTGAACAGCATCTAGAGTTACAGTAACGTCCGACCTTTTTCCACCTAacccaattttttcaacatgtcGTCTGGCAAATAATGGTGCTTGATCTTTTTGTTTActgatcaaattttatttattatgtattcatAATAATTCATCTATAAGACGTATAATGTatgattattatcaatattgtgtttattatatgaaatgtatGACAAATTCTAACaaactattcaaatatttaatagtttaaataatttaatatgtaaatattaaattgcaatatttatttaaatttcaacaatACTTAACTCATGAATAAATAGAACTCAAAGAGTAAAGAAATAAATAGTATGGATATTATAATAGTACATATGTAGCCTGAATAGAAGTTTGAAGCTCCGGGAAACGAGGACACATCTTCGGTGGTTTGAGTTTTCTTATCAGTGGCTTTTCACATATTCCTACTGCGTTCTCATCGATAATCTACGatgtattttacataaaactaaTCGCGAAGCTATACGAAAAAGACACTTGAATTTTAGTAGTGGTATCAAGAGTCAGTGACTCAGAACAgattagttttaatatttctttgacATTTTATCGACATATCGACAGTCGACAATTTGTTGCTCGAAAAATTtgctatacaaatttatttatacatatgaaAGAATTGCTTAACGTCTAATATTCATATTGACAAACAACAAGGGAAAAAAAATCGACATAATTATGCCGGCCTTTCGTCCGCCATGTATTGGGTTgccgaaaattttcagaatttttctagaatgtttttttgtttttcgaaaatgttttacaacaccagtagttgaagctacctgttCCTTTCAACtccttatattttatagctttggagaaaatggacaccaaaataaacagtgatgtttacgaaaaaatgtttaaaacaaaagtttacttttttataaggatgaaTAAGAAAGaactttttgttctatttctaaagATTTACATGATGGGTCCTACCCATTTGACCGAgactcaagactcaattgacatATAATGCTCATTCacgaactttttacgtcctgagcacgctatataaatttcagcttgatatctcttttcgtttttgagttattgtttccacagacggacaggcagacagatAATCAGAAATGGATTCtgtaggtgattttatggacatttataccaaaatttggttcgtagcatcaatatacAGAAAAATTCCGTACGGGATGGCTGTGTCGAAATCTTAATACCAATCGAAGCCAATAACAATTATATAacgttttgttcaaaaatttggtGATAAAAGTCTCAGGAAGGCCATCGGTGCTCATCCGTTCGTGTTTCGCTAAACATCCTTGTCAAAAAAGATTCCTCAGAATTATTTCTACTTTGGCGATTTACATTTCCCCCGCGATTGGGGTTACGAGATCGAATCTATTTTCCCGTATATATGCTAgaccttatttttaaaataataaaactgtcacaatttgattttaaatatttattttaaaaaaatatttacaatttaaaaaaataaaaataaatttgttacatGTTTAAGATCAAAAATTGGCACTATAAGTGGAAGAATAAACAGGCAACAATACGTGAGGTGAAATCAAATGAAGACAAATAGAAAATCCAGATAAGAATATgaagagaaaaatataaataagaaatagaagagaaatgtaaataaaaagttaaagacGAAATGAAAATAACAAGTTTCGAAAGTACTACGATTTgcagagatagaaaaaaaaaataaaaatgaaaattagacAGTTTAGGAGAAGAATTAATTTTGACctattttatcaatttgtccTTGGAGATTGTTGATTACTTCTGAAGGTACTTGATCACCTAAAATTTCGAATAAGTTGATTTTTTGATTTCCAGGTATTTGTTCATATGCAGCTAATTCAATTCCTTCTTGTacctaaacaaaaataatgaagataaatataaaaaattaaattttgtaacattacaattaaaatgaaataaatttttaaattatagtaataatttttttttattgtagcaataataatatttaactatatttttatgtaatttataatttagttttgtggtaattttaatttgtggtAAACTTGTTATATAACAATTTAGgtagttaacaaaaaatattttaaaccaaCCTTTTGGATTTCTGCATCTTTTGGAATTAAATATGTGTTTTGTGCTTGACGAATTGCTTCTTTACTATATACAGCCCCATCTTTTTGTGGTCGTGCTAAACTGACAGCAACAATTCCAAGTAATACCAATACTGCCAATTTCATTTTGCCTAAAACAGTTAAAATCCAAATTTcactttttcttcaaattaacaCAACTAATATTTTCAggaactaattattatttttgatctcAAAAACACAACTCAcctgatttaaaatattcaggTGCTCGATCGAATACTGAATGTAATATCAAAGATTAAATGAATCGGTGTAGACTTTATATAACTTGAGCCcccagaaataaataatttctgtccCTTCTTAcaacattttaatgtttttttttattttttatgagcaTATTTTTACTCTCACTTATTAGAGATTCTTcatattataatcatatttgAATCATTACCACCTCTTAATTCGGCcgcgtctttttttttttattattttgttttgttcatgttttagttttattagAGAGTTTGTAGAGTAttgaagattttatttatt
This region includes:
- the LOC123295810 gene encoding uncharacterized protein LOC123295810 — translated: MKLAVLVLLGIVAVSLARPQKDGAVYSKEAIRQAQNTYLIPKDAEIQKVQEGIELAAYEQIPGNQKINLFEILGDQVPSEVINNLQGQIDKIGQN